CGGACTGGTGACCATGAATGCAATGTGTTGGGCCCAATATGTGATAATCCCCATGCAGTGTGAATATTTTGCCATGGAAGGCCTGAACCTCTTGATGAGGACAATTTCGAATATCAAAAAGTCTCTCAATCCTTCACTCCAGGTTCTTGGAATACTCTTTACCATGTATGTCAAACGTACAAAGCTTGCAAATGATGTAGTCGAGGATATATCCTCATATTTCAGCTCACTGGTATTTTCTACCCTGATCCCCCGTAATGTAAGGATTGCCGAAGCCCCTTCCCATGGTCTTCCGATAAACGTATACGATATGCAATGCAGCGGGGCAAAGGCATACCAGAAACTGGCCCAGGAGGTTGTAAAACGTGTCGCAAAATTTGAATAAAAAACATGGGCTTGGAAAAGGCATCGGATCTCTTATGACAGATTACACCTTTGATTCTGTCCTGGAGAATGCCTTGGGGGTCTTTCCGGAAAAAAGTAATGAAACCTCCGACCCAAAGGATAAGATCTTCCAGGAGATTCCCTTGGCGCAGATACGGCCAAACCCCCGTC
The sequence above is a segment of the Sphaerochaeta pleomorpha str. Grapes genome. Coding sequences within it:
- a CDS encoding ParA family protein — its product is MSVKKIIFLNQKGGVGKTTTAVNLGSSLAQMGNKVLLVDLDAQGNLTSAVSGDNRINGTYEVIVGQCPATEACQKTSIQNLYVMGANINMAGLNIELVDQEMRESFLKKALAPLEDQWDYILADCPPSLGLVTMNAMCWAQYVIIPMQCEYFAMEGLNLLMRTISNIKKSLNPSLQVLGILFTMYVKRTKLANDVVEDISSYFSSLVFSTLIPRNVRIAEAPSHGLPINVYDMQCSGAKAYQKLAQEVVKRVAKFE